ttaaaagtcctcagttctccctttgtGTTTGTCCGTTCTTATAAgttaataaatgggaaaaagtgCGTTGAAGCCGTTTCGTTCTCCTgcctttcatttatattcattttattttatgccacaACCACAACCCGTAACAGGTTGAGCAGTCATgaagtatttttcttttaaatactttccagcatttcagaaataaatatgtatgcaaattacaCTGAAGTACAACAGTTACTGTACGGTGTTCGGGAGTGCTCAAAAAGGGTTTAAACACTACATTTTGAATCGACTACTTCTCGTAAACTCAGAGATGTGGATTTTGATGGGTATTAAATTACCACACGACCTtggtgtttgtcaaaaaacagtaggtaattcggCTGGGGATTTTTACGTCATCCTGGATTCGGACGGCAATAAAATCACCAACTATCCCCTGTAAATGGTGAAAATCACTTACATCCCCCTGAGAAACAATTATCCAAGTAATTCTTAGGTTTACCttataaaaatcagtaaagatttcacagcaaaaaaaaacaatcctttGTTTTTTAGTCCTttgtgtatcaaatatgatacagtaggctttGTAGGGTTAAAGACAGACTTTTTTGTACCTTTTTAAGGAATGTTGGCTTGTATTTATCTTGAGAAGATTTGTTGatcctttaaaaatatacttttaaaggAAAGGTTTAAtaggtacattttattttgaatggggaatattacatttttgtgagGCGAGCTCTGTAGTCTGTAGTTTAATGGATTTCCTAAACTCTTTTTATTACAGTTCTATCTGTCCTACCATCTTTATATTGTTGCCTGTGCTGGAGCTGGAGCCACTGTGATTGCACTGGTAAGAGTTCATGATGTTCATTTGTCCACTTGTTCATTTTATACTTGTTTTCTTAACTTTcatatcaataataattttctttGATGTTAAAAACTATGTAAAATTGCTTAGGAAAGAATTGCTCTGTGAAAAGAAATATAGTGCTATATTTTTTACAGAATCTTTATAGGCACAGATTGAACAACCGTACTTTCAGTTTTCGAGGGATGTGGTCCAACTTCTATTGTAAAGTTGCTATTGTGCATCTAAAACTGTTTGGTCTCACCCACTGGTTTGTCTCTTTTCCATTCAGCTCATCTATGTGATGGCCACAACGTATAACTTTGCAGTGTTGAAGTTTAAGAGCTACGACCACAGTCACACCACTAAGTTTTGAGCTTTTTGTATAACTGCAAAGTCTGTGAAAGTTACTctcagagacagagacagaaagaTAGGGAGAGGGAGGATCTGAGTGAGTAAAAGAGATCAGGAAAAAGGCAAAGGAGAGAAATAAATTGAGAACTGTTAGTTCATAGCATGGGCCTTAATGTATAGACAGTGCATATTAGGTAGTGCATATTAATGATAATGTCTAATGTTCAATTAATTTGAATCTTTGTGTCTCTATACTAATTTGACAAGGTGTGATCTCTTTGCAAAACAAGGACAATACATCATACTCACTTAatgttttacatatatttttacagagATACCAATTCATATAAAGTATAGCACCTATAACCAATCCAGAATAATGTAGCTTATTAAcagtttaaaagaaaatgacttTAGTAGTGAGAATTGAACTCTCTGTTAGTCCAACAACACCTAATGGCCAGGATTAAAACTAGAAAATAGTACTATTTGGTAATGATGTCTCTCCATTGGATCATATCCACCCTGAGGCACCCGTAGTCCTCCAGAACCCATCCAGATAGAAAAGGCAAGTGAAGCACAGCAGATGAGAAAGGCATAGTTACTGCTGTTATGAAAGGTATTAAGAATGTTGTGTTTATGCTCATAAACTTTTATTCTGTGCTACATGTTCCTGTGAAGGGTGTGACTGTACTTTTTAACTCCTTATGAGATGTTTTGCAGTCATGGAATTGACTCTAAAAATGCCATTTTCTTTCAGAGCCTCCTGCATAgtttaatattatgtttaatattGAATTCAGACAGCATATAGTTTTTGCCTTTTGTATTATTCTCAAAGCAGTATAGTTCCTGTTTTCAGAAATAATcagaaataaacaattattgtgGAGAAGTTCATTTCTCTTTATTTAATCGTTTTAGGgggttttgtgtttgtttgtttgtttgtttgttttacatttctttAGATATCAGTCGTTCATCATCTTTTATTTACTAACTGCTAACTCATGAAATAACCAGATTTCATGTGATGCCTGATACActgaaaaatgtcatttatatatttttgtaatcgGAAATAATAGTTTCTGGTTTAAACCTGTTTTGTTCAGTTTgtctaaagtcaagtcacctttatttatatagtgcttttaacaatacagattgtgtcaaagcagctttacggtattaaataggaaaatagtgtgtgaTAATAGTAAACACtttcagttttcagttaaagtcagttcatcgtcgattcagtgatgtcattgtccagctcagttcagttcagatagtatctgtgcaatcaagttgaTGATATTGCTGGAatcattaaatacaaaaataaaaccaaataacACTTGCATAggacaaaaatgaaaaagaaacaattttgtttaaacagtattttttgCTGGACACAATAGTTATGAGatactatattttttaaatgtatatgtagttctcttttttatttcagtttttgttttagctattttattacataaagacaaactatacactgtaaaaaataaataaaaaaaagttgagcgaacttaaaaaaataaaatttaccagtttttttgagttttctcaacttatttttgtgggagattctcaaatttttgttgtataaacttgttggctcaacttctttttttttttttacagtgtataaaagTGCGAAATATTACCTTATGGCAACTAGCTGAAGTAAAATATACATCagatattttatgattttacttttagtttactataataaccctgtgcATGTGACACATACTGActagcttaattttttttagtaaataatagaaaatgtaatgcatattaaaaaccacacacaattataaaagtatattatattatacctACATCGCGTAATATTTTGGCTTATCTCTAAAGATATACAGTAAcagatatataatattaatatataaataaatatatatttccttaTATATgtccatttttttcagtgtattccGATCAACTAATATTGATTTCTGTGTGGTGCAGCTATAATAACTGACTGAGATTTATTTACTTAAGTGATTCTTAGAGCAACTAATTAATACTGTCTTAACTCGTATAGCTGGCTTTGGCTAACTAACCCACTCATGACTAATCCTGCCCTCCACCTGTTTCTTCCTCTGTCTTTCTCCCTTTCTGTCACTCTTTCTCTTTTGTCTGTCTCCTCTCCTTCTCTCCCGTCCACAGATCCACTACCTGATGATCCTGGCAGCAAACTGGGCCTATCTCAAGGGACTGTGTCAGCAGACTCATGCCTACCAGGACATCAAAACCAGAGATGATCAAGAGCTGCAGGATGTGCAGTCACGCTCCAAGGAGGGTCTAAACTCCTACTCATAAACAGTTCTCCCAACTCTTACGTACCCAACCTCTATCTAACCTGCTCTAGACTACACcacaccaaaacacacacacacacacacacacacacactcacacacacacacctgccgCCCTCAGATGAAACACTATACGCAAACTAACACTGCTAAGCGCTGCGCTATCCTGACTATACATCATAACAGTGGTATAAGTTGGTTATAATCATGATGAAACATGTCAGGCAAGATATTGAACATCTGTAACAAATGATGAGTGGAATCATGCAGTTAATGGTGATATGATGTGTTTTGCTCATCTCCTTCATGGTGCAAACGACCACTGGTATAAAAGTGTATGTATTCAAGTATCATACTGTCATTTCGCAAGTATTTTTGAATTGCTAGAAATTGTACGTACAGTGTAGAGTCATGGTTATAACTGGGTTATGTTTGGTTTTATGATGCATTGTCTTGGTGAAGCGCTGCTTACATGATAGACTGTCTGCACTAACTCCTCACAGACATTTTGCAGGAACTTCctttgttttggtgttttatacatatataaatatatatatataaatgtgtgaaaGTGAatgaatgttgttgtttttttaatcatgggTGCCAGGTTGTGTATTGAAAATGTCTGTTTATGTAGAATCTTTCTCTGGTCTCTATGGCTATCTTAGATTTCTGAATTCACCTTTTTCCAACTCTCTTTCttactttattttttgcaaGGGGTGGGGAACAATACCGGTTATTGACAAATTGCACTAATCTTGTAATAGAAAGCAGGtatattaacacacacacacacacacacacacacacacacacacacacaaatctctTAAAAGGACGTTTCCTCAAAGCTGTCAATCTTGAGTATCATTATCAAGCACTCAACCTTCAAAATGATATTCTGAAAACTGCatcttactgaaataaatgtgacaggctaaaaaaaagtagacgtttgtttaataataataataataataaatgaactaatgctaaattatttactaataatgtCTAATGGAAACTGCCCTCATCAGCTATACAGGTTACATACTTTCCTTCAGTTTTATTGATAAATCTAGGTATTTTTCAGTCTTCTAGAATTTGTTCTTATGGCAAGATTGATGTTTACCATGAGTTTAATGAGATGATTGTGACTCCTCTGTGTGAGTTATTGCTATGTGGATGTGAAACTCTGAAAATGGTTTgaatttacagtcaaataatACAGCCTTGTTTTTGCAGTGTATCTTTTTCCTAAttggtctctctctctttctattaCTACTTTTACAATATGACTCTCTTTTTATTGATCTGtcttttaactaaaataatttttctctgTAATGTCTCTGTAAATACAAGCATGTTAGTATTGTCCACATATACAACTGTTTAATACCAATTATATGCCGTTTCTTGCTGTATGTTAAAGATTCTGTTAACGGGAGCTTAAAGGGATGTGTAAGATGTTGATCTATTTACCCTGTTTTTGAAAAAGAAGATGTGTGCCTGGATGTTCTATTGTTCCCTGATTATTGCATGAAGGAGAGATATTTCATTTCGTTTTGCAGTACTATAAGTGATGTGTAGTCCATTCTAATGAACTACAATTGGCAGTGTCCCACCTCTCCCCGAAAAACAACCACTGTATGTTATTGGAAATTGTAGTCTTAGATGTTTCATAGTCGATTTTATTTGAAGTCAGATGTTTTATGAATCCTGTATAGTGATTTTTGTAACCTTCTCtagtaaaatattttctatgATCTATATGAACTCTTTTgtgttcattattatttaaaaaagcacaTGTGCAAGAGATTCATATCTTGGCCAAACTGACTTATAACTTAACTGCATTGCAAGGTAACATCGTTTCTACTTTAAATCCTGCTGAGCTCGTGCATtctaaatgtgcatttttgctGTACTTGCGCCACCTGGTGTAGGAATGAGAACATGGTGCCCCCACTTTGTTTTATGCTTAAAGACATTGGCtgtaaaagaatagttcactcaaaaattaacatttgctaatgtactcaccctcagttcatccaagatgtagatgagtttgtttcttcatgaaatttagcatcacttgctcgccagtggatcctctgcagtgaatgggtgccgtcagaatgaaactccaaaaaactgataaaagcatcacaataatccaaagGTAATCtgcacaactccagtccatcaattaacatcttgtgaagtgaaagaaacaaaaccatcattaagatgtttttaactttaaggTAAATTCAGACAAGgaaactttttcactggagaaagcaatattatggatagataGAGCATTGGTTCTCAACCACGTTCATTTAGCCCCCTGACACTGCACATTTTAACATCTTTATCTGGCAtacccatttcaggtcttggagtctctacTAATAAGCTGATGAACTTAATCAGGTTTGTTTGTGAGCAAGTgctgtaatgctaaatttctccaaatctgtcccatgaagaaacaaactcatctgcataatttcagcaaattttcatttttgggtgaaagaTTCCTTTATCTtttcaatgcaccaaaataataataagaattgtggttagtataacagcaaataaaaacataatgaaGAGTATAATCAATTATCAAATACTTTTAATTCagcattatttcaattaaatatttatgaatacacacaaatatagcAAACTTGGATTAGCATGCAGGATTATTATGAGAATCATTTGTGACACAGaaactatgtaaaataaaattcaccGTTGAATGTCTTAGAATGCTATCATTTCAGTACTCTGCTTTTATATTCTAGcatattcaaaaaataaattgttagcTCTGATAAATTAAGAGTATCAATGAGGGACCCAAAGCCCGTTGAAATGAGAGTggtaattaatacaaaatatatttacaaatatgcTACAAAATCGCACTTCATGACTCAAAGACATTCCAAGATGTCTTATCACACAAGATTGTTAAataagacaaacaaacaaacctgtgCTAAAGGCACTTAAAGTAACACAACTTGTACACTCAGAAAATGAGACAAAACACATTTGAATATGTTCTAGTGTTCATGAGTGTAACAGCCGATGTTTATTTCTCAACTGTAAACAGCATTAGAACTAGTGTGAGTGCTGAAGCTAAAGGATCTCAATGATCCCTGTTTGGTTTACCAACAATCATAAAATAGGCAACCTAAAGAACACAGGAATAGGAATGTGATCCAAAGagattattttaaagtttatacAAGGCATGTAATTCTGAGAGACTCTTCAATTATGTTCATTGTTCAGAGCAAGACAAGAGTTTGAGATGTTTTAACTCtgcaataacaaaaattaggAAATTAGGAGGTTTTTCTGGCATGGAGTATGCATTTTTTTGCTAACACATAAGGAGTGTTTCAACAGCATGAGCCGTTCGCCCGTGGTTTTCTGCGCAGGTCAACAGTGTCTGTGGGCAGCAGGTGTTCTGCGCGATCTTCAGATGACAGCACACGTCTAACTGCTTCCTCAAACGCAGATGAGACATTAGTGGCATCCTTTGCGCTTGTTTCAAAGTATGGATATCCACCATTCTCTTGACACCACCTTTGAGCTTCCTCTATTGACACCTGACGCTCTGCCACATCTAGTTTGTTCCCTAGAACAACAAACGGAAATTTCTCTGGGTCCCTGACATCTGCGTAGTATGCAAACTCTTTCTTCCAGTTGTTGAGGTTCAAGAAACTTTGATTATCATCCACACTAAACGTAAGCAGACAGCAGTCGGAGCCACGATAAAAGGGTGTTCGGAGACTTCTGAACCTCTCCTGGCCAGCTGTGTCCCAAATCTGTAGAGTGACTGTGTGACCATCCACCTCCAGCTCTTTGTTTAAGAACTCTACACCGATTGTGTGGAATAGATGTGAATCAAACTTGTTGGAGACATACCGGTTCATGAGGGAGGACTTTCCCACACCACCATCCCCCAGGAGAATCACCTTTAACAAAGACGACTTGGTGGTCATGATCAAGAACTTTCATAGGTTACCTCACCCAAAGACCTGAAATGAAAATCAGAATGATCAAGTTTTGAAAAGCACGTCTTCTCACTTTGAAGTGAActaaatataggcctacactGAAAAGTGTTAAGTAGGATTTTTGTGGGAGGTGATTTTCAGAGTAACCTACTAGCCTAAATACCTTTTAATGCCAGTGTGACATAAAGTCAGCTAGCTCAATGGAATCTTTACAATAAAGTTCTGGCCCCAGACATTGTTCCTCACAGAAATAGTAGgctaatatttctgtttagaAATGTCCCATGACAGGAGTCCATTCATTGGAAGCGCTGATCATGTGAGACACATCTTCACGGATTGTCCTGTCCTCATAACTTAGTAGgctatatgaaaataataaaactcaCAATGTAAGGAATCAATGTAATCAAAGTTGGACTTATTAcatcaacttttttttcaatACAGAATAACATGAGACTGACAACGAACGAGTCTGAACATGTTGAATAACTGTAGGAGATTTACGGTGTAAAGCTAGACGAAATGTAAGGCTGGGCTGCTATTTTATAGCAAACATTTAACAACCAGACAGCGCTGTTCATGCCTATACAGCAGAAACATCTTGGAATACGACGTCTGTTGAAGTCAAGCCCATTTTTACTCGGATGCGAAGTTAATCAATGGCAAGCGGAACAACTGTTACAATGCGACTGTTTTCTCGTCATTAAACAAATCgtaaaaagtaatgtaatgttGTGGCAAGACATCGCTTCGGTGTAGGAGAAAAAGAAAGTGGCGGCATTCCATTCAATCGCATGATCAGACCGGCAGATCTGAGACGCTCTTAACAGCGCCATCATTGCTTTAAAGGTCTGGCAATTTCTACACATtgtattatgtacatttaaaacatttgttgcGCGAGGAACATACCGTTAGTGTAAGAATAATACATTACCGTTAAGAATTCAGCAATGAGTGTCGAAGTGCTGTGCTAGCAGCGCCATTCCGTAAAGTACAACCAGCATCTCCAGTGTGTGGAGCGGCTCCAAGACATGGCGCCCTGGGCTGGCCAAACAAGCTACTGAAGCTCATATGACCCAGAACTCATTTATAAGACATGCAACACGAAATCagttaataaaacaacactgaaatgAATGATGTTAGATTCATAACTGAGGTCAACTTGATACAGAAAACCATGGCTGAAAGGTtcattgtaaattaaatatattctcTTTTAAGTGTCTTTCCCCTTAATATTTGGTTGGCATATTAATTATTAACCGTCTCTGATTGACGACAGCGTTATCAGCGAGTCACTAACCAAATGTTGTCCCTGCTAGTTGAACAAATTCTctcatgtacacacacacacacaatattataTCAATATGTCATTACATCATGAAGCTTAGATCTGGTTAGAACTTGTGCAAGAGGAATGTAATCTTAAAGATTACACTAATGTTTGCCTCATCATGGAATATCTCAAACATGGAATGTTGCAATGAACAGTTATACAGATACCACAATAATATAACAGTTTAAGTGATTTTTGTATAACTTTAATGAAAGCACTAAATCTACCATAAGGTTCGAGATGAGGTTAAGCGTAGCCTAATTAGACTATTCTAAACATATCAAGAGTTAATTCTGACTAATAACAACATGGCCTGTTAATATATTTTCCCATGGAACTTTCCACATTAAAGAcgtgtattttttattacaattgtGTTCATGCTCAACATTCTTGAGTGAGATATCTGAGTGCATAAAATACATTCTTTGGACTGAGGCATCCAAAGAAATCAGCCTTTGGACCCTATCTTGGGCAGATTACCAGGTCACATGCTCTCTGCATGTGGAACACTTTCTGTCACATGTTTGCTGAGCCTAGAAACAAGATCACATTTGGCTCATGCTGCATGGGTTGTGCTTCCCCTTTTTTGGGTGATCTGAAAGTAACTTTACTGGTTCTCATACATTCATTTATTGTGGTCAAAGCCATGAATAGAGTAGTAAAGATCAAACTCATGATCTCTGAAAGACATTACAGAGGAAGTGGATTTGGAAATTACCATACAGTAGTTATTATTATCCTAGTACGAGTCACAGTTTAAGTAACCTTTATTAAGAGATGGAGTAGTTAAGTGAAATTATTTAACAAATGATGATGTATAAAGTTGGTGAAAGTAACAAgtgtttaataaatacattattgcACCATATATTCATGCGAACGTTTTTCATAATTTGAATATATCATTATATGAAATTTGTAAGGGCATATAATCGGAATTACCAGTATCAACTTAGTCAAAACCAatggattaaataaattaaattactttaaacTTGATGAAACTCACAACTACTTAAAagcaaaatgtataaatttatgAAACCTACATGTTCATTTTCTAACAAGACAACATCATAAATATCCAGGATTATTCTAGAACatgatatatttaattgtatcaAAAAAGGTATTGGTAACATATTTAATGGTTATATGGTGCATTTGCAAAGTGTGGCTCCTGTACTTGAaaactatgcattttaaaactcTGTATTTAAAGTATGTATCTCCTCTGGGTCAGTAACTTTTTTGTGGCCTTCAGTTTGGTGCAGTGAACCCTTACAATGCATGCGGGTTCCCTGCACCAAACTGAAGGCCACAAGAAAGttattctgataaaaaaaatctttgcttgGTTTAACTGTGCACAAAACGGTCAATTAGTACTGAAAAATATTGCTATTCATCTTTATTACagttataaatacacacacacacacttgctcaAAGACAAACCCAGCTGTTGTGGTACCACTGGTCTCCACAATTAGCACACGTCATGAAAGTC
The genomic region above belongs to Onychostoma macrolepis isolate SWU-2019 chromosome 01, ASM1243209v1, whole genome shotgun sequence and contains:
- the LOC131540250 gene encoding ras-related protein Rab-9A-like, yielding MTTKSSLLKVILLGDGGVGKSSLMNRYVSNKFDSHLFHTIGVEFLNKELEVDGHTVTLQIWDTAGQERFRSLRTPFYRGSDCCLLTFSVDDNQSFLNLNNWKKEFAYYADVRDPEKFPFVVLGNKLDVAERQVSIEEAQRWCQENGGYPYFETSAKDATNVSSAFEEAVRRVLSSEDRAEHLLPTDTVDLRRKPRANGSCC